The following DNA comes from Mycolicibacterium aromaticivorans JS19b1 = JCM 16368.
GGGACGATCGACGAGTTCTCTCTCGAGGATTTCGACCGCCTTCTCGCTGTCAACGTGCGCGGCGTGTATGCGGCCATCCAGCGCGCGGTCCCGCATCTGGGCGAAGGCGGGCGGATCATCACCATCGGCAGCGTCAACGCCGACCGGGTGCCGATGAACGGGCTGGCGGTGTACGCGCTGACGAAGGCGGCCGTCGCGGGCCTCAGCCGCGGCCTGGTACGCGAGCTCGGGCCGCGCGGTATCACGATCAACACCATCCAGCCCGGACCGGTGGCCACCGACATGAATCCCGAGGTGGGTGGATTCTCCGACCAGGTGCGCCCGTTCATCGCGGTCGGCCGCTACGGGCAGCCGCGCGATATCGCCAGTGCGGTGGCCTATCTGGCGTCACCGGAGGCCAGTTACGTCACCGGTGTGACCTGGAACGTCGACGGCGGCTTCGTCATCTGACGCCGAATCGACGAGAGTTAGACCGAGTTCTTCAGGTCGTCGACCTTGTCGAGGCGCTCCCACGGCAGGTCGATGTCGGTGCGGCCGAAGTGGCCGTAGGCCGCGGTCGGCGCGTAGATCGGGCGCAGCAGGTCAAGGTCGCGCACGATGGCGCCCGGGCGAAGGTCGAACACCGCCGTGATCGCCTTCTCGATCCGCGCCGGGTCGACGGTCTCGGAGCCGAAGGTCTCGACGAACAGGCCCACCGGGGCGGCCTTGCCGATGGCGTAGGCGACCTGCACCTCGACCCGCTCGGCCAGGCCGGCGGCGACGACGTTCTTGGCGACCCAGCGCATCGCGTATGCGGCGGAGCGGTCCACCTTTGACGGGTCCTTGCCGGAGAACGCACCGCCGCCGTGGCGGGCCCAGCCGCCGTAGGTGTCGACGATGATCTTGCGGCCGGTCAGGCCGGCGTCACCCATCGGGCCGCCGAGCACGAACTTGCCGGTCGGGTTGACCAGCAGCCGGAAGTCCGAGGTGTCCATCGTGTCGTGGCCGAGATCGGCCAGCACCGTGTTGACCACCTTTTCCCGGGTGTCCGGGGCC
Coding sequences within:
- a CDS encoding 3-oxoacyl-ACP reductase family protein, which encodes MTTPLAGRRALVTGGSRGIGAEIVRRLVADGAAVAFTYQSSAQTARALADELVAAGGKVVAIQADSADADAVAAAIDETVAALGGLDILVNNAGIALAGTIDEFSLEDFDRLLAVNVRGVYAAIQRAVPHLGEGGRIITIGSVNADRVPMNGLAVYALTKAAVAGLSRGLVRELGPRGITINTIQPGPVATDMNPEVGGFSDQVRPFIAVGRYGQPRDIASAVAYLASPEASYVTGVTWNVDGGFVI